cTAAGCAGACCTAAGCAATAGGGAGTTTTCGCACAACGACGTATACGGACGATCAAATAACAGAGAAATGCGTTGTCACATGCCCgtcataacaaagaaaaaacacGAAGTTATCGTCGAAAATTTGTGATCAAAACGGCAGTTTTTGTCATTTCACGAGCAGTTTCAATACATTCACTTCGTTCAGGAATCCTCCGTACGTCGCGAAAAGGACACTATCCATTATTTCTATCAATTAACGATTTTGATGTTATCTCTGTTAATTTTCAGTCTTTCTTGAACACTTATACATTGAAAAGAACGAGTGGATATTTCTACTGGATAGGCCTGAGTGACATAGATGGTGACGGGGGATACACTTGGGTAAACAACACTCCATCCGGGTAAGtgttcaaaaaaatattcagtttaACATTACATACTCCAAAGGGAGAGGTGCAAAAAACGGTATAGAAATATCgcaaatcctttttttttccttaaaaatcactttgataAATATTTCCTCATATACTGGAACTTTTCGCTCGCTCATATTATCAAGTGAAGGCTGTCAGAAATGTACAATAAGAGTGGACCTATTTTCTGTACTCACTGTGCTATTGTTTTGGGGAATGGAAATAATTAATAAAGCGCGGTGTTCAAATACGCGATTGCCGCCCAAATGCTGCCTTTCTACTAATATCAGAGTCTGCACTGTAAGGGTGTTttcagtggtggtggtggtggtggtgataggaGATATGGTTTTCGTGCCCCTACGTATTATATGTAACGTATACACGTGATCAGATGTATACGTTGCATAATTATAGTACGTAAGGGGCACGAGATTTTCACATTCCCAAAACACAATGAATCTAAACATTGAATTATAAATAAGAATCTTTTCGAAGTTCGTGTAAatctacaaccccccccccaaaaaaaaaagatatcgtAGTATTTTGCATGGATTTTTAAAGCATATCTTGTTTGAATGTTGGTCAAAGGCctgcacattttggtaaatttacCAACTTGTGTCGTAACATAGTTATGGCACATTTTTGCAACTttaacaaaatttacaaattactAAAATGTACCACaacaagctttaaaataaatcGCCATTCCTCCGCAAATAACAAAATTAGCGTTCGGCTCTTTCCCTGCCCCTCCCGTCCTCTGTAGAATTCCTGGTCACACGCCGGACCTTAGTCGTTAGTATATTtgttaatgaatgaatgtacTTATAACTAGAATTtcaattcgtcatgaggacgaattaggtgatctgtctctgattttaaTGATCATGAATACAATCACCATGTTAAATGAGATCAATACGATGCTCATATTTAAAACTAAACTTTTATTACGAAAAGAATATGTTGAATACTctaaaaaaagagggaaatgaggaTATGTGAAATACATTTAGCTGTAggcgatacacattgtacatgttataggcctattaaaaacgattttaacctactttattgtgcgatatttgaactaatataccttgtaatggtgattaaggaacatttgcgaaatgttgaaacgaaaaaaaaagaaaaaaaattatgttcactTTTGGGTTCGAACCCTCGACCTTAAGGATGCAAGTCTGGTGCCTTACCCATTGAGCTACACacctcccatagactttacacataAGCAAATCAAGAGGATCTGAAATCCAACTTCTGATCGGAAAACGAAGACCACATTTTCGAtagcttacaatctcagctacaacacactccaagctcagagaaaaccaacaaatagaaatggagatatggctcgcgaaatagaggaatgtaaaatccagttttgagaaaaagtcatttcccatagagattgcacacaaaatgagcgaaaatgacatgcctctataacttgccatttttcaggTTGATTCGATCCTTAAAATGTTAATATACCCATCACAATAGAAAAATTATGTCCTCAGCTACAACGTAGAAAAAAAACTGAGcaaaaattgaccaatattaaCAGAGTTAgcgtcaaatttgcataattacgatgacgtcataagtagcaaaatgggaatttttagttccgacgccattttgatgacgtcatcataaaaTTTCGGgtaaaatgtgacatgaaatcacatctcccatccatactcttttccaatatgaaaaaaaatgggggtcaacggactaccttcagagctataatgaattttgtataggcatgtttttgcacatatattgtctatggttagtgcgcgcgcgcgtgctgtaaactttgatggaggctaattccgTTATTTattgtcgtagaaggttgatcaaggtatcaaattgtacagaattatattatcggtgcattgatataaaaaaaatggcaatccTATGTTTTAAAGTACGGTTACGCGCGAGAACGCGCGCGTaaccgtgcgcgcgcgcaacttttttaaatgattaaaataacCTGATTCGTACTCTGTGTttgtcaaaaagtgattttgagcattttaaaattttgacgcgcgcgtacgcgcacgtcgtgacctttacatgacctttgatgacatgggcaGTTgccccttgacctgaagttaatgtgatgtaaatattgttaatttttgataattgataataaaaatatgattaatgATGTGATTTTACgaaatggcgtctagatgacgtcatgatgaccttttgatcttgaacttgctttatacacatcacatgataagtccccatatctgatgatattttgaagataattgatgatgtagatttggagattttgtGCTCACAAGAAGAggtgggaaaataaaaatagatgattaaaaaataaaattcgtacgaaattaatagttgatttgtcgattgacagatcacctaaatatgtaattatatctaaaaaaaattatcagctATACCGTTTTTGTTTACCTCTACACAGGTTTTCAAACTTAAGACCTCAGGGCGAACAAGGAGGATGTGTTCGGCTCACGACGACTCACTCAGGACAATGGGAGGGCAGCGACTGTGCAATATCACGTGTTCATATTTGCCAGCGTGATTCAGGTGATCTAAcgtaaaaatgaatattctaCACATAATCACGGTGGTAAGgggttttcctttatttttttttgggggggtgagtTCAAAGCAATTTGAActcaaatattttgaacttgtgGTCGTCTTCGCCAGCCTGgggagtccccccccccccctcccaagtCTCCGGCGCACTGCCCGTGGTCAAGAATGTCAACTATAACATTTCccttataattatattataatgaCTGGCCATGAGGGCAACAACAAATATATTCCCCGCAATAGAAGCATATTAGCctgagtctttagacgagggcaatatgatTCCTTTAACGGCAATACATTTGATGTTTCCCGAAAGAAGACCCAgtcattatttgtattattatccAAATGAGACATCGACAGCAAAATCGtcaaaaatttgacattttaccGATTAACaatgtgatttcattttattcatgttGAGGATATTGTGCTTTTAAGCTAAATAATTGTGACTTATTTAAAATGTCGCTGTATCAAtcagatttcatttcattttcatttaggttttatttccacaaatccGTTATGTTACAAAACTTTGATATCTTGCATAACTAAGCTGAACAACCATTACACACGTAGGTTATATAAGTATAAATAGCAAGCATTCTTAATCAATACATATTAATACATGTTTAAGTATACATAAAACGGAAAAGTGGAGGAAACCTTAGAAGCAGAATGCTTGTAGATAAGGTTCCCTTTTTATACATTATGACATTATGACGAATATTGTGCTTCGCGGATCAACATGACACGTATTTCTGTCTTCCCCAGATGCCCGGATGTAAGACACAggtacaaaggtatattttacGTAGTCCTTTCATGCAAAGTCAGTACGTGCAGacagaccgaggaaaatacgaATAATATACCTATCTCCTCCGATATTCATAAGATCTTGAGCAACAGGGTTTCGTGTGTGTCTGAGGTGTCTGATACGGTAAAATGAacttttatgtatttcatagtttgtttaattGCTTGAGAAAACAATTTTAAGATATCGAAATATTTTGCTTAGATgcatagatattttttttttctaattcaatGGACAGGTTTCTCAGTTGAAATAAACATCAATTTTCGTTTTGCAGATCCTCGTTGTTCTTGGCACCAGTACGGGCAATCATTCTATCGCTTCATGGGAGATGGGAGGAGTTTTGATTCAGCACAGACTGAATGCGCGAATATCGGAGGAAGATTGGCGGTTATCAGATCAACAGAAATTAATGTAAGTGCGATGAAGGTTTTGACGGGGCATGATGTTCTATATAATCTATGATTTTCTTGAAACTATAATATTCGTGTTTGcccttttaaatgaaataaagttgcGTTATGTCAACTCAATTAAGTATTTATCCCAACACTGTCTAAAGAGCAGTCACATgtattcagtgaaatttgtgaATGCCTTGGAGTTTACTCTGATAACGGGTCCTAAAAAAtgaccaataataataataaataacaaatatagCGACTGGTGTTCTCACTTCCATTACTTTTGTTTACTTCAccgataatcatgataatatatcTCCCATATAAAAACGGAGATTGGTTAACATtctataattataattatattttttgtgagACTTTTCTCTCATAGAAGTACGGGTGCAtgttgcattatatttttatgcAGTACCGTGATTGTGGTGAAAAGGATATAAAGTAAAATAGTTACTGTACTTTATTAAAAATTACCAATTTTACATCTGAATTTTATTCGATAGCGTGCATGATCAGAATGAATATCTGCGCAATTTTGTCGTGTTTATATAACACTTTTTATCTCTGTCAGTAGCTTAATAATATCTAATTTATAAATATGTAAAGTAAGTGCTAAAACAGCCATTTAAAACATAAAGAAGAACATGACCAGGGATAATGTCTTGAAGGGtgatttattttacaatttagaccaatatgtatttattttacaatttagACCAATATGTATTTGTTTTCCTTGTTAATTACACAATTTGTTTCTTAATTTCTCAGACATTTCTAGAATCGTTTCTTACACCAGCTCTTTCCTCTCCTCATTGTTACTGGATTGGTTTAAGTCGAAGTTCAGATAGTGAGCCATTTAGCTGGAATGATGGTATTAACTTGAAGTGAGTgtattccttttatttttccacATGATTACTAAATTCTTGACGTATGATTTGGAAAAGGGTCATCGTGTTGAGCTTAAAttgatctgtaccaatgctaaaatgtggaaaatcttGAGGATAGTACAAATGTATAACtttaaaagtgtaaactttttgatacgcactgtataatcacCAGCAATATGAATCGTACACTGTTTTAGATAAACTCGCTGCTTGTAAACTTTCTAGGATCAAAGTTTGGTGTAGGCATGCCAATGCGCATCGTTTACATTAGAAAAAAAGCTTATGGAACTGTACACTGAATGGAGAACACTGTCTCATAATGGAATTCTTTATACTTTCAAAACATTGGAATGGGTTGATATAATTACGAATGTAAAATTCACCACACCCCGGTACATTCATGAGGCGTACGTATCTTATAGCATGTATAGGACAACTCCCTTTTTAGGACGAAACAGGCAAGGGGTATGTTTTGTGGTATTTCGATATATTATAATGGATCGGAAATTGGTAAGTCCTAATTTCTTCGAATTTAGAAGACAGTGCATAAGCCCACAGTGTATTTGTACGCTCTGCGTTTCATTCTGAGACTAACCATTAAGTTTATGATGCCGTAGCAAAGCGGAGTCCCCTCGCCTCTCGAAATGGGATACATTGTGCGGTGCATTTTAGATTGTTTCTGTTTGAAAAAAGTAGAAACACATTCAGATGTACTCTTCCATTTTTCCTTAGCCAGACAACCATCACCAagatctttttttcaaaatcaattctGTTTTTCCTACCTTTATACTTAGTGACTCTCAATGGGCTCCTGGAGAGCCACTGAGTTCGACAGAACGGTCCTGTGGATGTTTATGGTCTGATGGAAACAATGCTGACAATAACGGTCGATGGGACAGTCGGACTTGTGGAGACACACTGCCTTACATCTGTGAAAGACCGCAaagtaaattatgattttttttttcttcgagtACTGTATAATATAGTGTACAGTTAATACATACCATAATAAGGTTTAACTAAGAAATACACGCATGAGATACTTATGGAATAGTTCTAAGGATAACGGGTGTCTGTAATTGTTCTAATGGCAGAGAAGACTATAATTATGTCTTTTGAATTTCATAGGATAAGACGATCATCCTCATTTATAAACCATCCTCGTCTCAAAACCATGACCGATTGACAGAAAAATGtcgtcattaaaaaaatgataatactataggatttatatagcgcacgtATCTACCTTGTAAGGTgatcaaggcgctcctatatattaccccggctaagctagtctacatattccggtgctcacagctttttgcgGAATTACTCCCCGTCCGTCTGTACCCATTTTCCTCACCCGGGTGGAGTGCAGTACAATGTGAGTAAATTTCCTGCTGAAGGAAAAAAcgtcatggctgggaatcgaacctacGTCCATCAGAATGAAAGACGAGAGCCTTAACCACAAGACCACAGGGCCACCGGTACCActcatttgttattttttcggTAGGCTAAGATAAGAGACTGGTAGCTGATAGATTTTTGGAAAAGCATTTGAATAGGTGTATACATATTACCATTATATAAAAGAATGTCGAAAAATAAACTATGAACTCGCAGATcaatgatgaaattaatgtttaGACTGATATTTAATTCAATGAAGTTTCATGATGCAGCAAGACAACCAAAACGTTTTAAAATGAACCCCTCTCATAAAATATCATTCTCTTACGCAGTCCCACTTGATGGAAAATGGATAGAAATTGCAGCAGTGAATGATGTGCAGTATTACTTCTCAACATTTTCGTCGAATTATTTCACTGCAAACGAGTATTGTCAGCAAATAGGTGGACATCTGGCGCAAATGAAAACATCAACCATTTATGTAAGTTATTTCACATGAGTGTAATTAGAATAATTATATGAATCCAATATATTGCAAGACATTGCGTGGTAATTCTTATTTATCACGTGTTCTTCCTTCAAAGGGTCTGTTTTATGCATGCACTTTGGGCCCAATGAGAAAAAAAGTAGTTTAGATACTCAGTGacggtaataatgataacgatgatgatgatgacgataagattattaataataattattttatcgACTTAATTATCGTTTAATTTGTCAGAAACTGGATATAATTACATCGTGGAATATGACTTACAGTTGGCAACAGTAATGCACGTAAGCGCATGCATGCatggccaaataatgaacgatgtgcgagaagagccaatggatataccgcaccgaggtccgcaggaccgagTGCGGTATATTCATTTGGCGAATCGAGCACAgtgttcattatttaggtcctctaggCACAAGAATgagtgcattgtttgttttatacaactccCCTTCTTCCCCATGTTACTGAAtattttgatctaaattctagaaaATTCCAGACATCGCACtttcctgcactctgacgtaaaacaacatgaaaatcatattaaaaataaattcattaacGAAATTGTGTAACATAAAGACAATAACAGGTaaaggtaaatgggtacccatgTGAGGTAAAAGGGTACCTGgcatttattttattccttgaaacgcagcgcgcgttacagctgcactgctaaggCCAGGGTAATTATGTTGCATATACtgtaataattatacttgcttatatagcgcttaatacttactttgtcagaagtctctaagcgctctacattatatgcagcataattaccctggctttaaaagtgcagctgttacgcgtagcgcgcttagagacttctgacaaagtaagtattaagcgctatataagcggCCCCACCTCATCCCACCCTACAGTAAAAACAGAGTACCTAACCCCTCCCACCACCCACGCAAAAGTACCCCAAATTATATGTTTGAACTTTGGTTTAAAGGGAAATGGTATTCAAGATTTGGTCATTAAGTGTCCTAATGAATGTATTATAATTGGGAGATAATTTTATAGGAGATAAAGAATTAAATTGCCAGGCCCCAGGGTATGAAAACATTCGACGACACGATTCAGTACGTGGCTTAGGTAAAGATAAGTTTCCACTTGAGCGTAAGGAATAGTTGTAATAAATAGTATTAAATAATCTTTTAAGTAGGGGGCACTGAGATcatgaatgattttgaaaaccatggAGTTTATATGTTTTTGTCGACGACATTCCAAAGATTCCCAATTTAACATTTGGTGAATATTACAGTTTGATATATGTTTGAATGGACTTATCCGAAGTATTATTCTTCCAGCTCGCTCTGTTTTGCAACTTTTGCTATTGTGTAACACATTTTTTGTTACTAGAATCGTACACTACATCAGCATAGTCAAAATACGAAGAATAATTGATTGGTAGATACATTTCAAGCTAGCCTCATTGAAACTGTGTCGAAGCCGGCCCCAAAAACATACGAGTTTGCTAACCTTTTCAGTCAGGTATTCAATATGTTTGTCCCATTTTAACTGCTGATCAATAACCACTCCAAGATATTTAGCACTTGTTTTCGGTTGAATCAACTTTCCCTGTATACTTATTTAAAGTGGGGAACACTTATTTAATATAGTGCGGGATCCAATCAACAAACATTCTGTTTTATCAAAGTTTAAATTCAACATATTAGAACACATCCATTTATAAATATGGTTTAACTGTGTGAGTTCAGTATATTTTCGAtatttcttacatttttattgGAAAAATAAAGGACAGTATAATCAGCGTAAAGATGGATAGTACATCGATCGACATTCTTTATGATGTCGTTTATATATACAGTAAAGAGAAATGGCCCTAACATTGAGCCCTGAGGCACAccttacactgcaaaaactacGGTGTCAAATCGTTACACGAAACGGGTGTTAAACTACAGGTGTTAAACGTGGTGTTAGAACGGCACTGGCCGACACCAACTGGTGTAAGATCCACTTCACTTTTGTAATATTCGTTGGTGTTAACTGCGTGCTAATAAAATGAATCACTTTTTAACACCGGCTGGTGTCAATC
This DNA window, taken from Lytechinus variegatus isolate NC3 chromosome 19, Lvar_3.0, whole genome shotgun sequence, encodes the following:
- the LOC121406086 gene encoding macrophage mannose receptor 1-like, with amino-acid sequence MKEFDTTFGLRKSPLTPISTSQWIILSILFLMARQGSGQICNTPNWREYGNKQYLLVSNIGRTWNDAKDYCRSQGGDLAVITSHEQNSFLNTYTLKRTSGYFYWIGLSDIDGDGGYTWVNNTPSGFSNLRPQGEQGGCVRLTTTHSGQWEGSDCAISRVHICQRDSDPRCSWHQYGQSFYRFMGDGRSFDSAQTECANIGGRLAVIRSTEINTFLESFLTPALSSPHCYWIGLSRSSDSEPFSWNDGINLNDSQWAPGEPLSSTERSCGCLWSDGNNADNNGRWDSRTCGDTLPYICERPQIPLDGKWIEIAAVNDVQYYFSTFSSNYFTANEYCQQIGGHLAQMKTSTIYVSYFT